Proteins encoded together in one Halomarina salina window:
- a CDS encoding GNAT family N-acetyltransferase — translation MDVSTISVDEWEEEVPDGGVSVFHRPETLRVVDRHVDGDLRLFVGHKGDRLVGMLPVYRREHPVGSVAVSPPPGLGIPHQGPMLLPASPKQRKRERLNRTFTEAVVDGLDDDAPFSLLRVVCLPEHADPRPFRWHGFDVATQFTYRLDLDGVTTDEVRSGFSRSLRREIDDAAEKPITVQTEGVNGARCVYEDCVERYAEQGREYSLPWRFVRDLVVELRDRAQVYVARGPDDEYLGGIVALYGDDTAYFWQGGVRHTYDGATTNSLLHWEILQDLVDHDTVEQYDLFGANTARLCEYKSKFGGRLVPYYRVESSGPGMALAKSAYSLAGRLGSVTNGGSQGRASSESD, via the coding sequence ATGGACGTCAGCACCATCTCGGTCGACGAGTGGGAGGAGGAGGTCCCGGACGGGGGCGTCAGCGTCTTCCACCGGCCCGAGACGCTCCGCGTCGTCGACCGCCACGTAGACGGTGACCTGCGACTGTTCGTCGGCCACAAGGGAGACCGGCTGGTGGGGATGCTCCCCGTCTACCGGCGCGAGCACCCAGTCGGGTCGGTCGCGGTGTCCCCGCCGCCCGGCCTCGGCATCCCGCACCAGGGACCGATGCTGCTCCCGGCGAGTCCCAAACAGCGCAAGCGCGAGCGACTCAACCGGACGTTCACAGAGGCGGTCGTCGACGGACTCGACGACGACGCCCCGTTCTCGCTGCTGCGCGTCGTCTGCCTCCCCGAACACGCCGACCCGCGACCGTTCCGGTGGCACGGGTTCGACGTGGCGACGCAGTTCACCTACCGCCTCGACCTCGACGGAGTCACGACCGACGAGGTGCGAAGCGGGTTCAGTCGGAGCCTGCGACGCGAGATAGACGACGCCGCGGAGAAGCCCATCACCGTCCAGACCGAGGGCGTCAACGGCGCGCGCTGCGTCTACGAGGACTGCGTCGAGCGGTACGCCGAACAGGGGCGGGAGTACTCCCTGCCGTGGCGGTTCGTCAGGGACCTGGTCGTCGAACTCCGCGACCGGGCGCAGGTCTACGTCGCCCGCGGTCCGGACGACGAGTACCTGGGCGGAATCGTCGCCCTCTACGGCGACGACACCGCGTACTTCTGGCAGGGCGGCGTCCGCCACACCTACGACGGCGCGACGACGAACAGCCTCCTCCACTGGGAGATACTGCAGGACCTCGTCGACCACGACACGGTCGAGCAGTACGACCTCTTCGGCGCGAACACGGCGCGGCTCTGCGAGTACAAGTCGAAGTTCGGCGGGCGACTGGTACCCTACTACCGGGTCGAGTCCAGCGGGCCGGGCATGGCGCTCGCGAAGTCCGCCTACAGCCTCGCTGGCCGACTCGGGTCGGTGACGAACGGCGGGTCGCAGGGGCGGGCGTCGAGCGAGTCCGACTGA
- a CDS encoding FkbM family methyltransferase, which yields MQATERLWHASRRLGVDAVVSWLYWQAKLAAGRWRHHTSVGDATATFRTTTKTEYLRAATLLGEREVVEAFVAGLDGTETVWDVGACVGTYACLAADRLANGHVVAFEPEPTNRARLVANLDANAPETRWTVEAAALTDRDGTVTLRRGPVEPGSGHHYLAPSEPTRTGATDRTSVSVPGRRGDTLVGSGTPPPDVLKLDVQGAELDVLRGLGNVLDGVERIYAELHVEKSARYETSADAVESFLEDSGFALTRFGPPDYNRAGVYHVVARR from the coding sequence ATGCAGGCGACCGAACGCCTCTGGCACGCGAGTCGCCGCCTCGGCGTCGACGCCGTGGTGTCGTGGCTCTACTGGCAGGCGAAACTGGCCGCCGGGCGCTGGCGGCACCACACCAGCGTCGGCGACGCGACGGCCACCTTCAGGACGACGACGAAGACCGAGTACCTCCGGGCGGCGACGCTGCTGGGCGAACGGGAGGTCGTCGAGGCGTTCGTCGCGGGCCTCGACGGCACGGAGACCGTCTGGGACGTGGGTGCCTGCGTGGGGACGTACGCTTGCCTCGCGGCCGACCGCCTCGCGAACGGCCACGTCGTCGCGTTCGAGCCGGAACCGACGAACCGGGCGCGACTGGTCGCGAACCTCGACGCGAACGCACCCGAGACGCGCTGGACGGTCGAAGCCGCCGCGCTGACCGACCGCGACGGGACGGTCACGCTCCGGCGCGGCCCCGTCGAACCGGGGAGCGGCCACCACTACCTCGCACCGAGTGAGCCGACCAGGACGGGAGCGACCGACAGGACGAGCGTCAGTGTTCCCGGCCGCCGCGGCGACACGCTCGTCGGGTCGGGAACGCCACCGCCCGACGTGCTAAAGCTGGACGTACAGGGCGCGGAACTCGACGTGCTCCGGGGGCTGGGGAACGTCCTCGACGGCGTCGAACGCATCTACGCCGAACTCCACGTCGAGAAGTCCGCGCGGTACGAAACGTCGGCCGACGCGGTCGAGTCGTTCCTCGAAGACAGCGGGTTCGCCCTCACCCGGTTCGGTCCGCCGGACTACAATCGGGCGGGCGTCTACCACGTCGTCGCCCGACGGTGA